The segment ATCTCCAAAAGCAATGTGAAAAAATAGTCGAAGAAGAAAATAATCAAAATTCAAATTTAAATTTAAATAGTAGGAGAATTTATGGAAGCGATACGAATTATTAAAAAAATCAATTCTGAAACAATTACTGAATTGAAAAAATTTATGGGAAAAAATGTTGAAATTATCATTTTCCCTTTAGCTGAAAAACGTAAAAAGAAAGGTAAAAGAGTTTTTAAGAAAATTGAAGGGCTTCCCGATGGGTTGGAGTTTCAGCATAAATTACGCAATGAGTGGAACTCATAATGAAATATCTTTTAGATACAAATGGGCTGATTTATTTACTATCAGGGAAAGGGAAATTTCCTGATTTTATGCTAGAAGATGAAATGTTTATTTCTTTTATTTCTTATATTGAATTACTTGCCGGAATTAAAAAAGAAGAAATTAAAGTTGAAGTACAAGTTTTTTTACAGGATTTTAAAATAATTTATTCTGATAAAGAAATAACTGAGATTACTTTGAAATTTCGTGAAAAGTTAGGTTTAAAAATACCTGATGCAATAATTGGAGCAGCAGCTTTACAGCAAAAATCAATTCTGATAACATCAGATAAAAAAATGATCAGCAAGCTTTCTTCAGAAATGAAAATTATTGATCCATTTAGTAAAACAAATAATTAGTTTAATCATTATTAAATTATCGGATTTTTTAGGCAAAACAGCTATGGAATTAGCACAAAAATTATATATCTTTAAGTCAGTTTATTTCCGCAGTTCTCTTGGGAAAATATCTGCACTAATGACATAAATTAATTTGTTAAAAATAGTAAAAAAATGTACCTAATCGGAAAGGATTTGAAAATTTGTTATACAGGATGATGATAAACACACCAAAAAGTCTATACTGATTAGGGGATTTTTTATCAATTATGACAATCTACCCAAATAAATATAATCCGAAACTGCTGGAAACCGTTCCCCGAAAAACCGCACGAGAACGAATCGGCTGGAATTCCTCGCAAATTCCATTTGCCGGTTTCGATCTCTGGAATTGCTATGAGTTATCCTTTTTGCATGAAAGCGGATTACCATTTGTGGGAATTTTACAACTAAAATATACCGTTGATTCGGAATTTATTGTTGAAAGCAAATCGCTTAAACTTTACTTTAATTCTTTCAATATGACGAAATTTCAAAGCCGAAAAGAAGTGGGAAAAATTATTGAAAGAGATTTGCAAGCAATTCTCAATACG is part of the Candidatus Cloacimonadota bacterium genome and harbors:
- a CDS encoding PIN domain-containing protein, translating into MKYLLDTNGLIYLLSGKGKFPDFMLEDEMFISFISYIELLAGIKKEEIKVEVQVFLQDFKIIYSDKEITEITLKFREKLGLKIPDAIIGAAALQQKSILITSDKKMISKLSSEMKIIDPFSKTNN